The Cucumis melo cultivar AY chromosome 5, USDA_Cmelo_AY_1.0, whole genome shotgun sequence genome has a segment encoding these proteins:
- the LOC103485823 gene encoding 18S rRNA (guanine-N(7))-methyltransferase RID2-like, translating to MTSRPELQAPPEIFYNDVEARKYTSSSRIIEIQAKITDRALELLALPDDGVPRLLLDIGCGSGLSGETLSEHGHQWIGLDISQSMLNVALERETDGDLLLGDMGQGLGIRPGVVDGAISISAVQWLCNADKSSHNPRLRLKAFFESLYKCLARGARAVLQVYPENVHQRELILGFAMRAGFAGGVVVDYPHSARSRKEYLVLTCGPPSISTTVPKGKDGDCESCSDDDIAEDDENQTVRMAAPRKRQKITKRSKGREWVLKKKEQMRRKGNIVPPDSKYTARKRKARF from the exons ATGACTTCAAGACCAGAACTGCAAGCTCCTCCAGAAATATTCTACAACGATGTAGAGGCTCGAAAATATACTTCATCCTCACGTATCATTGAAATTCAG GCAAAAATCACAGATAGAGCACTGGAGCTTCTTGCTTTGCCTGATGACGGAGTCCCCAGATTGCTTCTTGATATTG GCTGTGGATCGGGTCTGAGTGGGGAAACATTGTCTGAGCATGGACACCAGTGGATTGGTTTGGATATCTCTCAATCAATGCTTA atgTTGCATTGGAGCGGGAAACTGATGGTGACCTTTTACTTGGTGACATGGGTCAG GGCTTAGGAATTCGTCCTGGAGTTGTTGATGGGGCTATTAGCATCTCTGCGGTTCAG TGGTTGTGCAACGCTGACAAGTCCTCTCATAATCCTCGACTAAGATTGAA GGCCTTCTTTGAATCACTATACAAATGCTTAGCTAGGGGTGCAAGAGCAGTGTTGCAAGTTTATCCTGAAAACGTGCATCAGCGTGAGTTGATTCTAGGTTTTGCCATGCGAGCAGGATTTGCTGGTGGTGTCGTCGTTGATTACCCACACAG TGCGAGGAGTAGAAAAGAGTACCTGGTGCTGACTTGCGGTCCGCCATCAATTAGTACAACTGTTCCAAAGGGAAAAGATGGAGACTGTGAGAGCTGTTCTGATGATGATATTGCTGAAGATGATGAAAATCAAACC GTTCGTATGGCAGCACCAAGGAAAAGGCAGAAAATCACGAAGAGAAGCAAAGGAAGAGAGTGGGTACTGAAGAAGAAGGAACAGATGAGAAGAAAAGGAAACATTGTGCCTCCCGACTCGAAATACACAGCTCGAAAACGCAAGGCTCGCTTTTGA